Within the Sulfurospirillum barnesii SES-3 genome, the region ATCAAGGTGGTTTTTAAATTGTCTTTGCGTTTAGGTCTTATTAAAGACAATCCGTGTGACTTCGTAGAACTTCCAAAATATGACAATAAACGCTATTTCTCTTTTTCAACTGCGGTGCAAACGGATTTTATTTACTCACTTTTGACGTATGATGTTTACATGTATAGAGATATTTTTCTTTTTTTGCTTCATGGACGAAGAAGAAATGAGGTCTTAAGTCTTAAGTGGGAGATGGTAGACATGGAACAAAGGCTCTATTATATTCCTGCTCAAATCAATAAAGCACGAAAAAACATGAGCTACAAAATGACGGATATTTTACGTGATAGGCTTATGTTCCATTATCTTCATGCCTGTGTAGAGCAGAATACACGACACCCAAAAGGTTACGTGTTTATCAATCCTCAAACCAATACACAATATTCCACACTCGCTAAAGCATGGAAGCGCTTTTTACATGTAAACGATTTGCCTTACATTAGACTGCATGATATTCGTCATCTCATTGGTACGTATTCCATCAATGTTTTAAATCTTCCGATTGAAAAAGTATCTCATACGCTAGGGCACACAAACATAGAAACAACGCAAAAATATGTGACGATAAAGCCTGAAACGAGTAAACAAGTGATAGATAAAATAATAAGTAGTGTGATTTTGCCCGATAAAGTGGCTGAAAGTTCGATATAATGGGTGTTTGGAATGGTTGCGGGAGTCGGACTTGAACCAACGACCTTCGGGTTATGAGCCCGACGAGCTACCAACTGCTCTATCCCGCGACGGAAGATGTAAAAGGTGGATGGGGTGAAGGGATTCGAACCCCTGGATGCTGGTACCAAAAACCAGTGCCTTACCGCTTGGCGACACCCCAATGCCTTTAACGAGGTGAAATTATAGTGATTTTTAATTTGTTTGTCAAGGGGAATGGACTATAATCTTTTTACAGTATAAAATTAACACGTGGAGCAGTAGATGCCAATACAAAGAGTCAAACAAGCCATAGAAGATATTAAGCATGGCAAAATGGTGATGATGGTCGATGATGAAGACAGAGAAAACGAGGGTGATCTTGTGTATGCTGCAACGTTTTCAACACCCGAAAAAGTGAACTTTATGGCTTCAGAAGCCAAAGGTCTTATTTGTGTTTCTTTAAATGAAGCGGTTGCCAAACGTCTTGATTTGACACCTATGGTGAAAAATAATGACTCTCAACACGAAACAGCCTTTACTGTTTCTGTGGATGCACGTATTTGTTCTACAGGTATTTCGGCGTACGAGAGAGACGTGACTATTAAGATTTTAGCCGATTCTATGAGTCGTGCGGATGAGCTGGTGCGTCCTGGGCATATTTTCCCATTGATTGCCCGCAAGGGTGGTACATTGGTGCGCACGGGGCATACGGAGGGGTCTGTAGATTTGTGCCGTTTGGCTGGGGTATGTGAAGTTTCTGTGATTTGCGAAGTGATGAAAGAAGATGGCCATATGGCTCGCCGTGATGATTTAGACCTTTTTTGTAAAAAACATGGTATTAATATTGTCTATATTTCAGACATTGTTGCGTACCGTATGCAATCTGAGTCATTAGTTCGAGAAGTTGCATCAGCAAATGTAGAGTTTTTTGGTGCGCCAGCACGTAAAATTGACATGGTTGACCACGAGGGAAATCATCATATTGTGTATGCGTTTGGTGAGATTGAAAAAACCAGTTTTGTAAAATTTCATCATATTCTTCCCGATAATGAGTTACTAGCGAATGAGAAGAAATACAGTGGCGTTTTAAAAGCGATTGAGCATTTGAAAAAGAATAATGGTATATTTATTTTTATTGACAGTGAATACACCTCCAATCCAGAACTTCGTGAATTTGGTATTGGCGCACAGATTGTCAAAAAATTGGGTATTGAAAATATGAATCTGCTTTCAACCACAAAACGTAAGGATTATATTGGTTTATCTGGTTTTGGATTAAATATCAATCAAGAAATTGTTTTATAGTTTTACATGTAAAAGGGGTGTGTGAATGGATTTGTTCCTTCTTTCAATTTTAGTCCTTCTAGCGGTGACTGCGATTATGGTTACCATTTCAAAACATATGGGGCTGGGCTCTATTTTAGGATTATTGATTGCGGGTATTATTGTAGGGCCACACACCGCTGGACCCATTATTACCAGTGATGTCGAGACCATGCGCCATTTTACTGAGTTTGGTGTCGTTTTACTTTTATTTGTTATTGGCTTAGAGATGCAACCTTCTAAATTGTGGTCTATGCGTAAAGAAGTGTTTGGATTGGGCTCTTTGCAAGTGATTGTCTCGGGTGTTGTTTTGGGGATTTATATGAGTTTTTTTCTTGAAAACTATAAAGTTGCACTGCTTTTGGGTTTTACTCTTGCACTCTCTTCTACTGCATTTGTTATGCAACTGTTACAAGAAAAAGGAGAACTCTCCACAGAACACGGCAAAAGTGCGTTTGCTATTTTACTGTTGCAAGATTTAGCGGTTGTGCCTTTGTTGGCTATTTTGCCATTGGTCGCACCTATGCAAGAAGCTGATAATGGCTCTTGGCTTGAGAAAATTGGCACTTTTTTGTTAATGGGAACTTTGTTGGTTGCCTTTGGCACTTACGTGCTTCCAAAAGCATTTGAGAGGGTGGCAAAAGAGCGCAATAAAGATGCTTTTTTAATGCTTACACTCTTAAGTGTTGTGCTTGCTGCCTATTTGATGGATCATGCAGGACTTTCAATGGCTTTGGGTGGTTTTTTAATGGGCATGTTTCTCTCCACCTCACGGTACAGCTTTCAAATTGAATCAAGTTTAGACCCCTTTAAGGGCCTTCTCATGAGTTTCTTTTTTATTGCTGTTGGTATGTCCATTGATTTTAATGCGATTATGAATGACCCGTGGGTTTTTACAGAGCATATTGTTGTCATTTTAGTGCTCAAAGCTTTGGTGCTTTTTGGTTTAACCTTAGCGTTTGGTGCGTCAAAAAGCAATGCCATCAAATTGGCATTTTTACTCAATCAAAGCGGTGAATTTGGATTTGTTCTCTTTGGTGCGGCGAAAGCTTTACATCTCATTGACGATCAACTTTTTGTGGTGGGAATTGGTGTGATTTCTATTAGTATGTTGGTGACACCTGTGCTGTATGGTTTTGGCTCTAAATTAGCCAACAAACTGATTCATATTTCTCCCTTAACCTATTTTAAAGAAGAAGAGGTGAGTTTTGAGCAAAAAGTGGTAATTGCAGGGTATGGCAATACAGGAAAAGTCATTGCAAAAATGCTCAAAAGTACGACGATTCCTTTTATGGTTTTTGATGTCAACCCCACAGAGGTTGCCCATGGAAAAAATGAGGGAATGCCCGTTTTTTTTGGTGATATTACCGATCTTAAACTGCTTCATACCATTAAAATTGAAGAAGCTTCAATGATTATTGTCTCTATTGATCACAGTTTAAATGCGATTAAAGTGGTTAAACATATTAAAGAGTATTACCCGCATATTAAAATTTTAGCACGGGCTTTGGATATTAAAGCCATGGATAAATTATTAAACGCAGGTGCCAATTGGGTGATTGCTGAGACATTAGAGAGCAGTATTCGAACAGGAGAAGAGGCTCTCAGTCAAATGGGTGTTCCTTTGGATGAAATTACAACCTTGTTGGATGCGTTGCGTAAAAATGAGTATGAACTGATTCGTGAAATGACCAAAGCATAATCTTTACATGTAAGAATAAAAAAAAGAGATTCTGTACATTTTTAGGAATAAAATAGATGAAAATCATTGTCTTAGATACCGAAACAACAGGCATTATGGAGAAAGACCGCATATGCCAGTTAAGCTTTTTAGTGCTCAACGTCGAGATGGAAATAGAAGAAATACACAATGAAGTGTGTAAACCACCACTTCCTATCTCGTACGAGGCAATGGCGGTGCATCATATTACCCCTGAGAAGGTTGCGGATGCACCTGCTTGTGTGCAAACTAAAGCGTATGAAAGACTCCTTCAACTCAATACCCAAGAGAATATTTTGGTGATACACAATGCTGCATTTGATCTGTTAATGTTAGCAAAAGAGGGCTTCACTTCCCAGATGAATTTGATTGATACCTTTCGCATTTTGCGTGCGTATTATCCGTTTGATGGCTCATTTGCTTTGCAATACAAACGCTACCAATGGGGTCTCTATCAACGCGAGGAGGCATTGGCAACGCAGTATGGCATTATCATTCATGCGCACGATGCCTTAGGCGATGTTATCGTTCTTAAACACTTGTTTGAACGTCTTTGTGAAGAACACTCTATGCCTAAAATGATTCTTCTTTGTTCTGAGCCTATCGTCTTAAGTCACATTCCTTATGGAAAAAATAAAGGCAAAAAATTTGTCGATGTGGCACAAACAGAGCGTCAAGACCTCCACTATATGCTAAACGCCAACGGACTGGACGCTGATGTCAAAGCTTCCATACTCCACGCCCTCGAAGCCACCAAAGAGAACGTCACGCTTACTATCGGTTTTGGAAAATATGCTGGCAAAACGCCAGAGGAAGTGTTAGAAATAGATAGAAACTATCTTTTATGGATGCTCAATAAAATGGAGAATTTGAGTAGCGAACTGAAAGAGGCGATAGAAAAGGTGTTGGGCTCAAATCCGTAGGTTTACATGTAAAGCTTATTTGACCCGTTTATAGAGGGTTTTAAAGCCTCCAGCTTCTGATGAAATTGTATTTTTGTCGATAATTTTATACAGACTTCCCACTTTAATGCTCTCATCCATTACCAGCACAAACTGTTCTGAAACATCGTAACTCACACGGTGTTTGGTTCCAAAGGATGAAAAAGCATCCCGCTCAAATTCAATTTCAATAATACCTAACGTGGTTTGCGCTCTCCATCTTCCAATTAATGGATTGGCATAGAGGGTTTGCTCAAGCGCAAATTTCACGCCAAAGCCTAAAAAGAGTAAGACCACAAGTGCAGCGATGGTTTTTAAAAAGAAAGAAGGGCGTTTTTGAGCTGGTAAAAGCTCCTTTTTTTTGGGTTTGGAAACTCTTTTTTGAATCGTTTTTGGTGTAGAAGTAGGGCTTGTTTTGCGACGGGTGTGTTGTTTTCTTGTTTCATCCATAAAGCGTTAGTACCTTTAAGCGTGTTAAATCTATTTTTTTTGGACATTATAGCAGTTCATGTGTGCTTTTACATGTAAAGTGTTCTCATAATTTTCAAACCTTTATAACGCTATAATTTTAGGATTATTTTTTTAGATAAGGGTGCTTATGTTTTCAAAATTCATCAATTTATTTAAAGTCAAAGAAGATGAAACACTTCACTATATGAATCCAGAGAAGCTCTCACGCTTTCATAAAAATTATGAGGATGACCCTTTGAGTGAAGAAGATGAAGATGCTTTTTTTAGGCAACTTGAAGAAGAAAAATATGCAAGTATCGCAGAGGTAGAACACGAAAAAAAGCAGGCAGAAGCAAACCCGAACAGAGCTTCTGTTTTAGAAAAAATGCGTGCGTGTATGCATCAAAGAGAGTGGACAGCACAACGTAAAGCCAAACTGCTTGTGACTCTTTTTATATTCGTTGCAGGCTCTCTTTTGCTGTTTATTCTTATGTATGAACCGCATAATCCTTTGATTGGAAAATGGCAACCGCAAAAAAAGAGCAATATTTTCATTCCCACGGGTGACATTGAATTTCGTAAAGAGGCTATTCTTGCCAATGGTGTTAGTACGCCTATTGAATACATCATTGAAAGCCAGTATGTTGAAGTGATTGATAGTCAAACAAAAACACGCATTCGTTTTGAGCGAAAGGATGAGCGAACCATTGAACTGAATCTTTTAGGCGTAAAAACAACGTACAAAAAAATACCATAGTCAAAGAAAAGGCTACTGCGCCTCTTCTTTGTTTTTTAAATTTTTAGCAGGTTTGGCAATAATTTCAATATAGCATTCGCCCCATTTTTCGGCATGTGCCTTATCGATAGTGCTGATTAAATCTTGCACCAAGACCTCTTGTGCACTCTCTTCTTTTTGACCCATACGACACTCAAATATCCAAAACGGCGCACCCTCAGGGAGTTTTTTATTGCGTTCTCGTTTGAGGTATTTTCGTATTTCATGTTTGAGAGCATCAACGACTCTATCACTGTTCTTATTCTCTTCCTCTAAAGGAAATATCTTTTTCAAAGTGTGCCTTTTTACATGTAAGTTTAATAGACGTATTGTAATATATTTCACCTTTGAGACCCTAAGGTTTTGGCTATAATCTTTTTTTAAAAGTGAAGGAGGCGTTAATGAAAACACGTATCTACTATGATGACACAGATGCTGGTGGGGTGGTCTACCATGCGAATTATTTGAAATTGTGTGAGCGCTCACGAAGTGATTTATTCTTTGAAAAGGGTAAAAGTCCTGCAATAGATGGTGGGCATTTTGTGGTGCGTCATTTGGAGGCGGATTATTTTAAACCTGCAAAACTAGGTGATTTAGTTGAGGTGACACATGAACTCATCGCAATGAAAAATGCTTCTTTAATTTTAAAACAGTTTATTTTTAAAGGTGAAGAAAAACTCTTTAGTATGACTTCCACCCTTGCGTACGTTAAAGAGGGGAAGCCGTGTAAGATTGATGAAGAGACAAAGGCATTTTTTGCCTCTGTATTTAAGGAATCCGAATAAACTCGTTACGTCCTGGTTGGTAGAGTGATGTGTTGTATATGACTTGATTGTTAATCAAAGGTTCACTAAAAAGACGTTCAGCCTTTCCTTCAAAAAAGTCATAACACACATAATCAATGCCAATATTTGTGGCATAATTTACCCAGTCGTATACGATGTCATGCCCAAACAAGGCATTACTCTCTTCTAATGCAGCAGGCGCTTTTTGGATGGAATTTGCGACATACATACGGTCTCTGTCTTCGTATTGGGTAAGAGTAAGTAAGAGTGGATTGTAATTAATCTGTGTTGAAAGCAAAACATGCGGGTTTAGGCTGTTGGCTCGAAGCTGTGAGGCAATGAGGCTTGAAGTCACTAAGGGAGTGTTCAAAAACAACGAAGCATTATTAAACGAGCCATTACCCTTAAATATCTGTTTGAAGTTTGCTTTAGCGTTTTCAATGCGTTTTTCATAAAAGACATTGGGGGTATATTTTTTGACATATCCATTGAGTTGATAGCTGAGGCTACTACCATCTTCAAAAGTACCTACACGGGTGTTGGTTTTTTGAGCTAAGAGTGCAATTTGTTGATCATAATCAATGCCGCCAAAAAGAATATTGCTTCCCGCATTTGGTAGCGTTGAGTGGTGAAGTGTTGGAATGAAAATTGGTATTTGTGTTTCATTTAAGGCAACAATGCTTGCACCCTCAGCGGTTAGTGGTGCAATAATATAGTGATACCCTCCTGCTTGAATCTCTTTTAAGGATTGATTTAAAGATTCTGCTTTTTCATCCCCTGAATTAAAGACATTTAAATCAAAATAATAATTTTTATAGAGTAAGTAAGCAATCACAGAATTGACAGAGGAAATAGCATATTTTTTAATGGTTCTTTGTGGGACTAAAACCGCAATTTTAATCATACTGTTATCATCATTGAGCGGGGGTGGAATGAAAGCAGCAGATGGGCTACTCTCTTGTGACATCTGTGTGGGTGCTTCAATGCTAGTACCAGGTGTAGGCGTTGCCATTGCAAGCGTTGTTGAACGAATGGTGCTATCAATCGTAATGGGGGAGGAAGGCGCTAAATCATGCTCTGTTTGGGAACCTGGATAGGTCGTTGTACTTCTTGTAGGGGCTGAAGCTTTACTGCTAGAGAGATTAAATGTTGTTGGTTTATAGGGTTGAGCGGTATTGGTGGTGGTACACCCCGTGAAAAAGAGAAGAGTGAGTGTAAGGGATAACCAAAATTTCATAACAAGCTCCTTAGGGTTAATAAGTCTGCGTAAACCTCTTTTTTCGCACTTGGGTTTCGCAATAAAAAGTTAGGGTGTAAGGTGGGAATTAATTTAGCCTCACCAAAATTAAGAACGGCACCACGCACTTTATCAATTGGCGTATCGTATTCTCCTGTAAGATGATGAAAACTGGTTGAGCCTAATGTTACAATAATTTTAGGGCGAATCATATGAATTTGTTGCATCAAATAGGGCTTACAGCATGCCACTTCTTCAGGCGATGGAACACGATTTTCAGGTGTTTTACACTTTAAAATATGGGTAACATAGACTTCTTCTTTGGGAATTAACAGAACATTTTCAATCATTTTTGCAAGGAGTTCACCACTTTTTCCACTAAAAAGTATGCCTGTTTCATCTTCGCTAACGCTTGGATTGTCTCCAATAAACATGATGGCTGCTTTTAGGTTTCCAGCACCAAAAAGAATGTTTTTACGGCTCTTTGCTAGTCCACACAAGTGGCATTGCATTACCTCACATTTAAGCTCTTCAAGGTTTTTTGAAAGTACAAGCTGTTGCTTTAAGGCAAGGGGGCGATACTCTTGAAAGTATTCAAATCCCATAGCCCTGTGCTGGTACAAGAGCTTTAAAAGTCGTATTTTTTCCATATCTGTCATACATATATGGTATCTTAGCTGGAGTTAAAATATCCTTATTCAACGTCACAGTACTCTAGCGAGGGGATGTTTGGGCGCTTTAAATCGTGGTTATTGGCGATGTACAGATTTTTGAGCAAGGGCAGATTTTCAAGTGAATTGGGGAGACTTGTGAGTGCATTGTCTTCCACATCCAATTCATAGAGTTGTGTGAGTTGACCTATGCATTCAGGCAAATGGGTGAGGTGATTTGCGCTTAGATTTAAGGAGGTGAGCTTTTTGAGTGTACAAAGACTTTGTGGAAGCGTTTGAAGAAGATTATTTTCAAGGCAGAGAATGTGTAAATCTTCTAGTTTTGAAAGATTACAATCAATGGAGTGCAATTGATTTGAGGCAAGGTTGAGTTTAATAAGCATATCGTGTGATTCAAGGCTAGGCAGATTTTGCAATGCATTACCCTCTAAAATTAGGGTTTCTAGTTCTTTGATTTCACTCAGAGAAGAGGGTAAGGTGGTTAATTTATTAAAGGATAGGTCTAAAAAATAAAGCGATTTCATGGAGCCAAAACTATCTGGAAGTGTCTCAAAATAGTTGGTATCTAAGCTTACATGTAAAAGTTTTTTGAGATTTTTAAAAGCGATGTCTAAATGGCTTAACCGATTGACAGCTAGGGTGAGACGTGTAAGATTGGTCAAATCATAAAAGCTTGATGGCAAAGCGGTGAGCTGATTGCCGTTGAGGTTTAAAATCACTAAGGAGTGAAGGTTGCCAAAGTCCTCAGGCAAATGTTCTAATAGGTTATTTTCGCACTGAAAATTTCGTAGATTTGTAAGCAAAGAGATACTTTTAGGAAGCACTTTAAGCCTGTTCCCTGTTATTTTTAAAACACTAAGATTTTGCAGTGCTCCAATACTCTCAGGTAAAAAAGTCAGTTTTTTACGGCTTAAATCAAGCGTGGTGATGGCTTCGAGTTGTGTTAGATTGCGAGGCAATGTGTGCTCTAGTCCAATCGATTTTATCCACTGCGCAAACTCCCTAATTCCCTCACGCATCGCTTTCTCCTTCCTCACTTCTACTGTTCTTTTGGTCAATCAAAAAAGCAATCTCTTCGTAATCAATCTCGCCAAACTCTACCATGTTAAACAAGGCCATCAGAGCCCTTCGACAGCAGGTTTGATTGCACTGCGTCACGAGTTTTTTAGCCTTTTTATAAGGCAATGTGGTTGCTTTAAAAATATCTATGGCTTCTTGGATGCTTTTGTGCCCGCATTCACAGATGATTTTTGAAGCAAAAGGCTCCATCAGCACGCCTTTGATGCTAAAAAGAGCGCTTTGAGTTCCTTTTTATTTAAGACTTTTTTACGCTCGGTGACGATTTGGCGCACTTGTGGGAGCATTTTATGGATGATGTCATTTTCAGGCTCATACCCCATAGCACGCAAGTGAAACAGAAGGGTTGCACTTCCTGAATGCTTCCCGATAGGATAGCTTCGCTTCATTCCCACACTTTGGGGGGAGAAGGCTTCATAGGCTTTTTCGTGCTTGATCATACCGTTAACATGGATGCCTGATTCGTGGGAGAAGATGTTTTTCCCCACAATGGG harbors:
- a CDS encoding leucine-rich repeat domain-containing protein is translated as MREGIREFAQWIKSIGLEHTLPRNLTQLEAITTLDLSRKKLTFLPESIGALQNLSVLKITGNRLKVLPKSISLLTNLRNFQCENNLLEHLPEDFGNLHSLVILNLNGNQLTALPSSFYDLTNLTRLTLAVNRLSHLDIAFKNLKKLLHVSLDTNYFETLPDSFGSMKSLYFLDLSFNKLTTLPSSLSEIKELETLILEGNALQNLPSLESHDMLIKLNLASNQLHSIDCNLSKLEDLHILCLENNLLQTLPQSLCTLKKLTSLNLSANHLTHLPECIGQLTQLYELDVEDNALTSLPNSLENLPLLKNLYIANNHDLKRPNIPSLEYCDVE
- a CDS encoding uracil-DNA glycosylase: MEKIRLLKLLYQHRAMGFEYFQEYRPLALKQQLVLSKNLEELKCEVMQCHLCGLAKSRKNILFGAGNLKAAIMFIGDNPSVSEDETGILFSGKSGELLAKMIENVLLIPKEEVYVTHILKCKTPENRVPSPEEVACCKPYLMQQIHMIRPKIIVTLGSTSFHHLTGEYDTPIDKVRGAVLNFGEAKLIPTLHPNFLLRNPSAKKEVYADLLTLRSLL
- a CDS encoding bifunctional 3,4-dihydroxy-2-butanone 4-phosphate synthase/GTP cyclohydrolase II; translated protein: MPIQRVKQAIEDIKHGKMVMMVDDEDRENEGDLVYAATFSTPEKVNFMASEAKGLICVSLNEAVAKRLDLTPMVKNNDSQHETAFTVSVDARICSTGISAYERDVTIKILADSMSRADELVRPGHIFPLIARKGGTLVRTGHTEGSVDLCRLAGVCEVSVICEVMKEDGHMARRDDLDLFCKKHGINIVYISDIVAYRMQSESLVREVASANVEFFGAPARKIDMVDHEGNHHIVYAFGEIEKTSFVKFHHILPDNELLANEKKYSGVLKAIEHLKKNNGIFIFIDSEYTSNPELREFGIGAQIVKKLGIENMNLLSTTKRKDYIGLSGFGLNINQEIVL
- a CDS encoding YbgC/FadM family acyl-CoA thioesterase; the protein is MKTRIYYDDTDAGGVVYHANYLKLCERSRSDLFFEKGKSPAIDGGHFVVRHLEADYFKPAKLGDLVEVTHELIAMKNASLILKQFIFKGEEKLFSMTSTLAYVKEGKPCKIDEETKAFFASVFKESE
- a CDS encoding cation:proton antiporter, encoding MDLFLLSILVLLAVTAIMVTISKHMGLGSILGLLIAGIIVGPHTAGPIITSDVETMRHFTEFGVVLLLFVIGLEMQPSKLWSMRKEVFGLGSLQVIVSGVVLGIYMSFFLENYKVALLLGFTLALSSTAFVMQLLQEKGELSTEHGKSAFAILLLQDLAVVPLLAILPLVAPMQEADNGSWLEKIGTFLLMGTLLVAFGTYVLPKAFERVAKERNKDAFLMLTLLSVVLAAYLMDHAGLSMALGGFLMGMFLSTSRYSFQIESSLDPFKGLLMSFFFIAVGMSIDFNAIMNDPWVFTEHIVVILVLKALVLFGLTLAFGASKSNAIKLAFLLNQSGEFGFVLFGAAKALHLIDDQLFVVGIGVISISMLVTPVLYGFGSKLANKLIHISPLTYFKEEEVSFEQKVVIAGYGNTGKVIAKMLKSTTIPFMVFDVNPTEVAHGKNEGMPVFFGDITDLKLLHTIKIEEASMIIVSIDHSLNAIKVVKHIKEYYPHIKILARALDIKAMDKLLNAGANWVIAETLESSIRTGEEALSQMGVPLDEITTLLDALRKNEYELIREMTKA
- a CDS encoding 3'-5' exonuclease, with amino-acid sequence MKIIVLDTETTGIMEKDRICQLSFLVLNVEMEIEEIHNEVCKPPLPISYEAMAVHHITPEKVADAPACVQTKAYERLLQLNTQENILVIHNAAFDLLMLAKEGFTSQMNLIDTFRILRAYYPFDGSFALQYKRYQWGLYQREEALATQYGIIIHAHDALGDVIVLKHLFERLCEEHSMPKMILLCSEPIVLSHIPYGKNKGKKFVDVAQTERQDLHYMLNANGLDADVKASILHALEATKENVTLTIGFGKYAGKTPEEVLEIDRNYLLWMLNKMENLSSELKEAIEKVLGSNP
- a CDS encoding DUF6172 family protein; this encodes MKKIFPLEEENKNSDRVVDALKHEIRKYLKRERNKKLPEGAPFWIFECRMGQKEESAQEVLVQDLISTIDKAHAEKWGECYIEIIAKPAKNLKNKEEAQ
- a CDS encoding tyrosine-type recombinase/integrase, yielding MTIKKLFEDYFSMIEPLQSLQTIRTKKGFTQKHIMPIFENMEVSEVTYPMLQKFVNDLLNQGLKPKTVKNILDVIKVVFKLSLRLGLIKDNPCDFVELPKYDNKRYFSFSTAVQTDFIYSLLTYDVYMYRDIFLFLLHGRRRNEVLSLKWEMVDMEQRLYYIPAQINKARKNMSYKMTDILRDRLMFHYLHACVEQNTRHPKGYVFINPQTNTQYSTLAKAWKRFLHVNDLPYIRLHDIRHLIGTYSINVLNLPIEKVSHTLGHTNIETTQKYVTIKPETSKQVIDKIISSVILPDKVAESSI